One genomic segment of Clostridium estertheticum subsp. estertheticum includes these proteins:
- a CDS encoding sensor histidine kinase: MTAVYTFIFSSTLLILSVSLIIGFRAFLINEAQSDLTKYSTVAISYAKSDKGLQSFNYSAFANIEYVTLSVFDENENLVYSSKNDKKDISFHKDTKASPVITDLNQQFIFVNTKYKLNNKIFFLQTSKTLNKENEYLAIFAAIIFIVNLFSLIITLGFGSRASKKMLLPIKNMTKATRAISINALEKRLNVSTSHDELKQLAETFNEMLDRIQSSYEMQNQFVSDASHELRTPIAVIQGYANMLYRWGKDDKAVLDESITAIKSESYNMQQLVEKLLFLARSDKKTQKIYKEDFCINELINEIIKETKLIDVNHEISSDINEELSIYADKNLLKQALRIFIDNSIKYTPIGGTIKLNSYIKKSNLTIEIIDTGIGIAKNDLPHIFTRFYRCDKSRAKESGGTGLGLSISKWIIGKHNGSILVESKLEMGTKITIGVPMKKE, encoded by the coding sequence ATGACTGCAGTGTATACTTTCATTTTTTCTAGTACACTGCTTATATTAAGTGTTAGTTTAATTATTGGATTTAGGGCCTTTTTAATTAATGAAGCACAAAGCGACCTTACTAAATATAGCACAGTAGCTATTAGTTATGCAAAATCAGACAAAGGTCTTCAGAGTTTTAATTATAGTGCTTTTGCTAATATAGAATATGTTACCTTAAGTGTATTTGATGAGAATGAAAATCTTGTTTATTCCAGTAAAAACGATAAAAAGGATATATCTTTCCATAAGGATACCAAAGCTAGCCCAGTAATCACTGACCTAAACCAACAATTTATTTTTGTTAACACTAAATATAAACTTAATAATAAAATCTTTTTCCTTCAAACTTCTAAAACTTTAAATAAAGAAAATGAATATTTGGCTATTTTCGCAGCAATTATTTTTATTGTAAATTTATTTTCTTTAATTATTACATTAGGTTTTGGTTCTAGAGCTAGTAAAAAAATGCTTTTACCTATAAAAAACATGACGAAAGCAACAAGAGCTATTTCAATTAATGCTTTGGAAAAAAGGCTAAATGTTAGCACTTCTCACGATGAATTAAAACAACTAGCAGAAACTTTTAATGAGATGCTAGATCGGATTCAAAGTTCCTATGAAATGCAAAATCAATTTGTATCAGATGCATCTCACGAACTTAGAACACCTATTGCAGTTATACAAGGTTATGCTAATATGTTATACCGTTGGGGAAAAGATGATAAAGCAGTACTCGACGAATCAATTACAGCTATTAAAAGTGAGTCTTACAATATGCAGCAACTAGTAGAGAAGCTTCTTTTCCTTGCAAGAAGTGATAAGAAAACACAAAAAATTTATAAGGAAGATTTTTGTATAAATGAATTAATAAATGAAATCATAAAGGAGACTAAACTAATTGATGTAAACCATGAAATTTCAAGTGATATTAATGAAGAATTATCTATTTATGCAGATAAAAATTTATTAAAACAAGCATTACGAATTTTCATTGATAATAGTATTAAGTATACACCAATTGGCGGAACTATAAAATTAAATAGTTATATCAAAAAGAGTAATTTAACAATTGAAATTATAGATACAGGCATTGGTATCGCGAAAAACGATCTTCCACATATTTTCACTAGATTTTATAGGTGTGATAAATCAAGAGCGAAAGAAAGTGGTGGAACAGGCCTTGGTCTGTCTATCTCAAAATGGATTATAGGCAAACATAATGGATCAATTCTAGTAGAAAGCAAACTTGAAATGGGCACAAAAATAACTATCGGGGTTCCAATGAAAAAGGAATAA
- a CDS encoding response regulator transcription factor has translation MNEQKILIIEDEVKIARFLELELKYEGYIVSQSHDGREGLDKAMNEAFDLILLDIMLPSLNGLEVLRRLRQVSDIPIIMLTAKDEIMDKVTGLDIGANDYMTKPFAIEELLARIRTALKKNMQVNKSSNILSVGELIIDLDQHMVSFNNNSIDLTKTEFDLLKLLVDNKNIVLTRNKIIDIVWGYEYMGDTNVVDVYIRYLRSKIDDRFSKKFIYTVRGVGYLLKDE, from the coding sequence ATGAATGAACAAAAGATTTTAATAATTGAAGATGAGGTAAAAATAGCACGATTTCTTGAACTCGAGCTAAAGTATGAAGGTTATATAGTTTCACAAAGCCATGATGGACGTGAGGGTTTAGATAAGGCTATGAATGAAGCATTTGATCTTATACTTCTTGATATTATGTTACCTTCCTTAAACGGTCTAGAAGTGTTAAGAAGACTAAGGCAAGTATCAGATATCCCAATCATAATGCTTACAGCGAAAGATGAGATAATGGACAAAGTTACTGGCCTTGACATAGGTGCAAATGATTATATGACTAAACCTTTTGCAATTGAAGAATTACTTGCAAGAATAAGAACAGCATTAAAAAAGAACATGCAAGTAAATAAAAGTTCAAATATACTATCTGTTGGAGAATTAATAATAGACTTAGATCAGCATATGGTTAGTTTTAATAACAACTCTATAGATCTAACTAAGACAGAATTTGATTTGCTGAAACTACTAGTAGATAATAAAAATATTGTACTTACTAGAAACAAAATTATAGATATAGTATGGGGATATGAGTATATGGGTGATACTAATGTAGTAGATGTATACATAAGATATTTAAGAAGTAAAATAGATGATAGATTTAGCAAGAAATTTATTTATACAGTGCGAGGGGTGGGATATCTTTTAAAAGATGAATAA
- a CDS encoding DUF4342 domain-containing protein — MSIDLEQIDELRKRANVSYEDAKNALEQNEGNLIKSLIYLEKQNKIKPDDKPCNDNTFFKNVKSLIKKGNETKLIIKKNDNVVLNICVTLAVIIAISAAPIVIVGLILAVITNHKIRIVKKNNEDSQVNKIFDKVSVVVNKVTTKINEELKTE; from the coding sequence ATGTCAATAGATTTAGAACAAATTGATGAATTAAGAAAAAGAGCAAATGTAAGTTATGAGGATGCCAAAAATGCCTTGGAGCAAAACGAGGGTAATCTAATCAAATCCTTAATATATCTTGAAAAACAAAACAAAATTAAGCCAGATGATAAACCTTGTAATGACAATACATTTTTCAAAAATGTAAAATCACTTATAAAAAAAGGCAATGAAACAAAATTAATAATCAAAAAAAATGATAATGTGGTTTTAAATATCTGCGTAACACTAGCTGTTATTATAGCTATCTCAGCTGCCCCAATAGTAATTGTAGGATTAATACTCGCAGTAATAACTAATCACAAAATAAGAATTGTAAAGAAAAACAATGAGGATTCCCAGGTGAACAAAATCTTTGATAAAGTGTCTGTTGTTGTTAATAAGGTAACTACAAAAATTAACGAGGAACTGAAAACTGAATAA